AATGATCCGCGGGTTCAGGCGTTCCAGCGGGGCTGGCTTTGACAAACTGGCCGCAGCGCGCCATTGCTTTGCCCATGTAAGGATTGCTCACGATTGTTCCGGTTTGCAGCCAACTGGCTTTTGCCATCGCGCAATGCACCTGCCGATAGAGGCCGGACACCGTCGAGTCCTTGGCTGCGAATTGAATGAGCGATTCACTCAACGGCTTGAACGCTTCGCGTGCGGCAGCCAGGTCTTTGGCTTTGGCCACGGCTTCCGCCTGCTGCCCAATCGTCGTCGAAAATGTATTCGCCTTGTCTTCCTTCACCGACTTGGCAATTGCCTGCGCGCTCGTTGTCGCACCTTCGAGCAAATCGCCGGCCAGCGCGGTTTGAATCTGGATGTAGCCGTCGAAAACGGCGGCGACGGGCTGAGGCAATTTGCTGGTGG
This portion of the Acidobacteriota bacterium genome encodes:
- a CDS encoding DUF3347 domain-containing protein, with the protein product MKKEMLVLSILTAGFITLPSFAAQAGCCGGEDTAAMPGCSQKSGHDAHDAQATAATSKLPQPVAAVFDGYIQIQTALAGDLLEGATTSAQAIAKSVKEDKANTFSTTIGQQAEAVAKAKDLAAAREAFKPLSESLIQFAAKDSTVSGLYRQVHCAMAKASWLQTGTIVSNPYMGKAMARCGQFVKASPAGTPEPADHSAHMH